In Calditrichota bacterium, a single window of DNA contains:
- a CDS encoding flagellar assembly protein T N-terminal domain-containing protein, whose product MKSLSTLVLLSLTLLVGDVTGICQVPPPMTKVIEAVGTGSIFEGDVAGARDRAIDDALRQAVEQALGTFIESETKVQNYQVVDDNILSWTRGYVKNYTILSDYKKTPELYEVRLKAEVELGELQRDAEAVKNLIERMGNPRVMVIIDEQNIGDPTGHFRWFEVNMTAAETAIMQKFMDSDFPVVDPGTVRENIKREQVMAALQGDDKAAAAIGLSFGAEIVITGKAVATVASGFNMAGMKSCQANITARVVETDVGRVLATASEHAAYPHIDEVTGGTMAIQKAANKLAEGLIAKILAKWRDKYYNVGEVKIVLRGLESMAQLSDFVTTAKFYLRGVKNIYQRNYGGGSAELDVKLSGNATQLAREFERRDFGRFTITVESVSANRITARFVPKSQPVAQPE is encoded by the coding sequence CCCCCTATGACCAAGGTGATCGAAGCAGTCGGCACCGGCAGCATCTTTGAGGGCGACGTGGCGGGCGCCCGCGACCGTGCCATCGATGACGCCCTGCGCCAGGCAGTTGAACAGGCCCTTGGCACTTTCATCGAGTCCGAGACTAAGGTGCAAAACTACCAGGTCGTCGACGACAATATCCTCAGTTGGACGCGGGGCTACGTCAAGAATTACACCATCCTGTCCGACTACAAAAAGACCCCGGAGCTCTATGAGGTGCGGCTCAAGGCAGAGGTGGAGTTGGGCGAGCTGCAGCGTGACGCCGAGGCGGTCAAGAACCTTATCGAACGCATGGGCAACCCGCGGGTGATGGTCATCATCGACGAGCAGAACATCGGCGACCCGACCGGCCATTTCCGCTGGTTTGAGGTGAACATGACCGCTGCAGAGACGGCGATCATGCAAAAGTTCATGGACAGCGACTTTCCGGTGGTGGACCCCGGCACGGTGCGTGAGAACATCAAACGCGAGCAGGTGATGGCTGCTCTGCAGGGAGACGACAAGGCCGCCGCTGCCATAGGCCTCTCCTTCGGCGCCGAAATCGTCATCACCGGCAAAGCGGTGGCAACGGTGGCCAGCGGCTTCAACATGGCGGGCATGAAGTCCTGCCAGGCGAACATCACGGCGCGCGTGGTGGAGACCGATGTGGGCCGGGTGCTGGCTACCGCCAGCGAGCACGCTGCCTATCCGCACATCGACGAGGTAACCGGCGGCACGATGGCCATCCAGAAAGCTGCCAATAAGCTGGCCGAGGGACTCATTGCCAAGATCCTCGCCAAGTGGCGGGACAAGTACTACAACGTCGGCGAGGTGAAAATCGTGCTGCGCGGGCTGGAGTCGATGGCGCAACTGAGCGATTTCGTCACCACGGCCAAGTTCTACCTGCGTGGCGTCAAGAACATCTACCAGCGCAACTACGGCGGCGGTTCTGCAGAGCTCGATGTGAAGCTCAGCGGCAATGCCACCCAGCTGGCGCGCGAATTCGAGCGGCGCGACTTTGGTCGCTTCACCATCACGGTGGAAAGCGTCTCTGCGAATCGTATCACAGCCCGCTTCGTGCCAAAATCGCAGCCCGTGGCTCAGCCTGAGTAA